One region of Macadamia integrifolia cultivar HAES 741 chromosome 11, SCU_Mint_v3, whole genome shotgun sequence genomic DNA includes:
- the LOC122094379 gene encoding protein MOR1 isoform X7 — protein MSEDEKLLKEAKKLPWEDRLLHKNWKVRNDANIDLAGLCDSFTDPKDPRLREFGHFFKKTVADSNAPVQEKALDALIAFLRAADADAGRFAKEICDAIIAKCLTGRPKTVEKAQMVFMLWVELEATEVFLDTMEKAIKNKVPKAVVPAIDVMFQALSEFGAKVVPPKRILKMLPELFDHQDQNVRASSKGLTLELCRWIGKDPVKSILFEKMRDTMKKELDAELVNVTGAAKPTRKIRSEQDKELEPEVASEVVGPGPSEESAADVPQEIDEYELVDPVDILTPLEKSGFWDGVKATKWIERKEAVAELTKLASTKRIAPGDFTEVCRTLKKLIIDVNIAVAVEAIQAVGNLARGLRTHFSGSSRFLLPVLLEKLKEKKPTLADALTQTLQAMHKAGCLTLVDVVEDVRTAVKNKVPLVRSLTLNWVTFCIETSNKAVVLKLHKDYVPLCMECLNDGTPEVRDASFSALAAIAKLVGMRPLEKSLEKLDEVRKKKLADMIGSSGGGGGGLPSTGSAAAASISSGSISSSMAIESSFARKSAASMLSGKKPVHAAPVIKKGGTVKTIVGKKGDAVGQSKAVGSIEPENVEPAEMSLEEIETRLGCLLHADTVSQLKSSVWKERLEAIVSLKQQVEGLKEIDQSAEFLIRLLCVVPGWGEKNVQVQQQVIEIITHIASSVTKFPKRCVVLCLLGISERVADIKTRAHAMKCLTTFSEAVGPGFIFERLYKIMKEHKNPKVLSEGILWMVSAVEDFGVSHLKLKDLIDFCKDTGLQSSAAATRNATIKLIGSLHKFVGPDIKGFLVDVKPALLSTLDAEYEKNPFEQGASAAPRKTVKASDSALSMSAVGLDGLPREDISGKITPTLLKNLSSSDWKVRLESIESVNKILEEANKRIQPTGMGELFAALRGRLCDSNKNLIMATLATLGGVASAMGPAVEKASKGILSDVLKCLGDNKKHMRECTLNTLDSWVAAVHLDKMVPYVTAALTEAKLGAEGRKDLFDWLTKQLSGSSDSSDAFNLLKPAASAMTDKSSDVRKAAEACLGEILRVCGPEAVSKNIKDLHGPALALVLERLKPSGALQDSYDSVRGIPTTLTSKTSSKVGKSSSNGCVDRVSKHGSRAISSRAIPAKVSRLDSIASVHDLSIQSQALLNIKDSNKEDRERMVVRRFKFEEPRLEQIQDLESDIMKYFREDLHRRLLSTDFKKQVDGLEMLQKALPSIGKEIIELLDIFLRWFVLRFCESNTTCLLKVLEFLPELFDMLKDEGCTLTEAEAAIFLPCFIEKSGHNIEKVREKMRELAKQIVQLYSASKTFAYVLEGLRSKNNRTRIECVDLIGFLIDHHGPEIGGQLKSLQLVASLTSERDGEIRKAALNTLATAYKNLGEDVWRYVGKLSDAQRSMLDDRFKWKAREMEKRKEGKPGEARAALRRSVRDNGLDVAEQSGEVLARSISAPIFSRENIVHSEPYVERHQFSRSMASANGPSDWNEALHIISVGSPEESVEGMKVVCHELAQATSEPESSALDDLIKDADRLVACLATKVAKTFDFSLGGASSRSCKYVLNTLMQTFQNKRLAHAVNESTLDTLITELLLWLLDERVPLMDDGSQLLKALNVLMLKILDNAERTSSFVVLIKLLRPLDPSRWPSPASNETFAARNQKFSDLVVKCLIKLTKVLQSTIFDVDLDRILQSIHLYLQELGMEEIRRRAGADDKPLRMVKTVLHELVKLRGTAIKGHLSMVPIDMEPQPIILAYIDLNLQFSRHLLQLGC, from the exons ATGTCAGAAGACGAGAAATTGTTAAAGGAAGCGAAGAAGCTACCATGGGAAGATCGTTTGTTACATAAAAATTGGAAGGTTAGGAATGATGCGAATATCGACCTTGCTGGTCTCTGCGATTCATTTACTGATCCTAAGGATCCACGTCTCAGGGAATTTG GTCATTTTTTTAAGAAGACGGTTGCTGATTCCAATGCTCCTGTACAAGAGAAGGCTCTTGATGCCCTAATTGCATTCTTACGAGCTGCAGATGCCGATGCTGGAAG ATTTGCCAAAGAAATATGTGACGCAATTATTGCCAAATGCCTCACTGGTCGGCCCAAGACAGTGGAGAAGGCTCAGATGGTTTTCATGCTTTGGGTGGAGTTGGAGGCCACAGAAGTGTTCCTG GATACTATGGAGaaagcaattaaaaataaagttccTAAAGCAGTTGTGCCAGCTATTGATGTCATGTTTCAAGCCCTTAG TGAATTTGGTGCAAAAGTTGTTCCACCCAAAAGAATTTTGAAGATGCTTCCTGAACTTTTTGACCACCAAGACCAAAATGTTCGTGCATCTTCTAAAGGGTTGACACTTGAGCTTTGCCGCTGGATTGGAAAAGACCCTGTGAAATCGATCCTGTTTGAGAAGATGCGGGATACTATG AAAAAAGAGCTGGATGCGGAGCTTGTCAATGTCACTGGTGCAGCTAAGCCAACCCGCAAAATTAG ATCTGAACAAGACAAGGAACTAGAGCCGGAGGTTGCATCTGAAGTTGTGGGCCCTGGCCCATCTGAAGAATCTGCAGCTGATG TTCCTCAGGAAATAGATGAATATGAACTCGTTGATCCAGTTGATATTTTGACCCCATTGGAGAAGTCAGGCTTTTGGGATGGAGTG AAAGCTACCAAATGGATTGAGAGGAAGGAGGCTGTTGCAGAGCTTACAAAACTTGCGTCAACGAAAAGAATAGCTCCTGGTGATTTCACTGAAGTCTGTCGGACGCTTAAGAAG cTTATCATAGATGTGAACATAGCTGTTGCAGTTGAGGCAATCCAAGCTGTTGGGAATCTGGCTAGGGGTTTGAGGACTCATTTTTCTGGGAGTTCACGCTTCCTTTTGCCAGTTTTACTC GaaaaattgaaagagaagaaaccGACCCTTGCAGATGCACTTACTCAAACGCTACAGGCAATGCACAAGGCTGGCTGCCTAACCCTTGTTGATGTCGTAGAAG ATGTTAGAACTGCAGTGAAAAATAAAGTTCCACTTGTCCGCTCCTTAACCTTGAACTGGGTGACTTTCTGTATTGAGACAAGCAATAAAGCTGTTGTTCTTAAGTTGCATAAAGATTACGTCCCCTTATGTATGGAG TGCCTGAACGATGGAACCCCAGAAGTGAGGGATGCCTCATTTTCTGCTTTGGCTGCGATTGCTAAG TTGGTTGGTATGAGACCCTTGGAAAAATCTCTGGAGAAACTTGATGAggtgagaaagaaaaaactagCTGACATGATTGGAAGTtcaggtggtggtggtggtggactTCCAAGTACGGGCTCAG CAGCTGCTGCTTCGATTTCGAGTGGGAGCATCTCATCATCTATG GCCATCGAGAGTTCATTTGCTAGAAAATCTGCGGCAAGCATGCTTAGTGGGAAGAAACCTGTCCATGCAGCT CCGGTCATTAAAAAGGGTGGGACAGTTAAAACAATAGTTGGCAAGAAGGGTGATGCTGTTGGACAGTCAAAGGCTGTGGGGTCAATTGAACCTGAAAATGTTGAG CCAGCAGAAATGAGTCTTGAAGAAATCGAAACCAGATTAGGTTGCCTTCTCCATGCAGATACGGTATCTCAACTGAAGAGTAGTGTGTGGAAGGAGAGGCTTGAAG CAATTGTCTCTCTGAAGCAGCAGGTAGAAGGTCTTAAAGAGATTGACCAGTCAGCAGAGTTTTTGATTCGTTTATTATGTGTCGTTCCTGGGTGGGGTGAGAAAAATGTTCAG GTCCAACAACAGGTTATTGAAATTATTACTCACATTGCTTCATCAGTGACTAAATTTCCGAAACGATGTGTTGTATTGTGCCTTCTAG GTATAAGTGAACGGGTGGCTGATATTAAGACCCGTGCTCATGCGATGAAGTGTTTGACTACTTTCTCTGAAGCAGTGGGTCCAGGATTCATTTTTGAAAGA CTTTACAAAATCATGAAAGAGCACAAGAATCCCAAGGTTCTTAGTGAGGGCATTTTGTGGATGGTTTCTGCGGTTGAGGACTTTGGCGTTTCACATTTAAAGCTTAAG GATTTAATTGATTTCTGCAAGGATACAGGTCTTCAGTCGAGTGCCGCTGCCACTAGAAACGCAACCATAAAGCTTATTGGTTCACTGCATAAGTTTGTTGGTCCAG ATATTAAAGGGTTTCTTGTGGATGTCAAGCCCGCACTTCTTAGTACACTTGATGCTGAGTATGAGAAAAATCCATTTGAG CAGGGGGCATCAGCAGCTCCAAGAAAAACTGTTAAGGCGTCGGACTCTGCTTTGTCTATGTCTGCTGTTGGATTGGATGGCCTGCCTCGTGAGGATATTAGTGGGAAAATCACGCCTACTCTACTGAAGAACTTGAGTAGTTCTGATTGGAAG GTCCGTTTGGAATCTATTGAATCAgtcaataaaattttagaagaagCCAACAAACGCATTCAACCGACTGGAATGG GGGAGTTATTTGCTGCTCTTAGAGGCCGTCTATGTGACAGTAACAAAAATTTAATAATGGCAACCTTAGCCACCCTTGGTGGTGTTGCGTCTGCTATGGGTCCAGCTGTTGAGAAGGCAAGCAAG GGAATTCTCTCTGATGTTTTGAAATGCCTCGGTGACAATAAAAAGCATATGAGAGAGTGCACTCTGAATACCTTGGATTCCTGGGTTGCTGCTGTTCATCTTGATAAGATG GTTCCATACGTTACGGCTGCATTGACTGAGGCCAAGCTTGGTGCGGAAGGGCGAAAGGATCTTTTTGATTGGTTAACCAAACAACTTTCTGGATCAAGTGATTCATCTGATGCCTTTAACTTGCTGAAGCCAGCTGCCTCTGCTATGACG GACAAATCGTCAGATGTTCGGAAAGCAGCAGAAGCATGCCTTGGCGAAATTCTGAGAGTTTGTGGACCGGAAGCT GTGTCCAAGAATATAAAGGATTTACATGGACCTGCTTTGGCTCTGGTTCTTGAACGTTTAAAACCATCTGGGGCTCTCCAAG ATTCCTATGATTCAGTGAGAGGAATTCCAACTACGCTAACATCTAAAACTAGCTCAAAGGTTGGAAAATCTAGTTCAAATGGTTGTGTTGATCGTGTGTCAAAGCATGGCAGCAGAGCTATTTCTTCG AGAGCTATTCCTGCAAAAGTTTCAAGGTTAGATTCCATTGCGTCTGTCCATGATCTTTCTATCCAGTCTCAGGCTTTGTTAAATATCAAAGACTCAAACAAG GAAGATAGGGAGAGAATGGTTGTACGCCGATTCAAATTTGAAGAGCCACGATTGGAGCAGATTCAAGATCTTGAG AGTGATATTATGAAGTATTTTAGAGAAGATCTACATAGGCGGCTGCTGAGCACAGATTTTAAGAAACAAGTTGATGGGCTTGAGATGTTACAAAAG GCACTCCCATCCATTGGAAAAGAAATAATTGAGCTTCTGGACATATTTTTGCGGTGGTTTGTTTTGCGGTTCTGTGAGTCAAACACGACATGTCTTCTGAAG GTCTTGGAGTTTCTTCCTGAACTTTTTGATATGTTGAAAGATGAGGGTTGTACTCTTACTGAAGCAGAAGCAGCCATTTTTCTTCCATGCTTCATAGAGAAG TCTGGACATAACATTGAGAAAGTACGGGAAAAAATGCGGGAACTTGCGAAACAAATTGTTCAATTATATTCAGCAAGCAAGACTTTTGCGTATGTATTGGAGGGTTTGCGCTCTAAAAACAATCGAACTCGGATAGAATGTGTTGATCTTATTGGTTTTCTAATTGATCATCATGGACCTGAG ATAGGTGGACAATTAAAGTCCTTGCAGCTTGTTGCTAGCTTGACATCTGAACGAGATGGTGAAATTCGGAAAGCTGCTCTTAATACTCTCGCCACTGCATACAAAAATCTTG GAGAGGACGTGTGGAGGTATGTCGGGAAGCTGTCTGATGCTCAGAGAAGCATGTTGGATGATAGATTTAAGTGGAAG GCCcgtgagatggagaaaaggaaggaagGGAAACCAGGGGAAGCTAGAGCTGCTTTGAGGCGTTCTGTTAGGGACAATGG GCTAGATGTAGCGGAGCAGAGTGGGGAAGTTCTTGCACGCTCTATTTCGGCCCCAATCTTTTCAAG GGAAAACATTGTTCATTCTGAACCTTACGTGGAGAGGCATCAATTCAGCCGTTCAATGGCTAGTGCAAATGGCCCATCAGACTGGAACGAGGCTCTGCATATCATCTCAGTTGGCTCCCCTGAAGAG TCGGTCGAGGGTATGAAAGTGGTTTGTCATGAGTTGGCACAGGCTACTAGCGAACCTGAAAGCAGTGCATTGGATGATCTGATCAAAGATGCAGATAGACTTGTTGCATGCCTGGCAACCAAG GTGGCCAAGAcctttgatttcagtttgggtGGAGCTTCCTCAAGGTCATGTAAATATGTCTTGAACACACTCATGCAG ACTTTCCAGAATAAAAGGCTTGCCCATGCTGTGAATGAGAGTACACTTGATACCCTTATCACTGAACTTCTGCTTTGGCTTTTAGATGAAAGAGTTCCACTTATGGATGATGGTAGTCAGCTTCTAAAAGCATTGAATGTTCTGATGCTCAAGATTCTG GACAATGCAGAACGCACATCATCATTCGTTGTTCTGATTAAACTATTGCGCCCGTTGGACCCCTCAAGATGGCCATCACCTGCATCAAATGAGACCTTTGCGGCAAGAAATCAGAAGTTCTCAGATCTAGTTGTGAAATGCCTTATCAAACTGACCAAA GTTCTTCAGAGCACAATCTTTGATGTTGACCTTGACCGTATCCTTCAAAGCATCCATTTGTACCTACAGGAATTAGGGATGGAAGAAATCCGGAGGAG AGCTGGTGCTGATGACAAACCTTTGCGAATGGTCAAAACTGTTCTGCATGAACTAGTTAAACTTCGTGGGACAGCAATAAAGGGTCATCTTTCCATGGTTCCTATAGACATGGAACCTCAACCTATTATTCTTGCCTACATTGACCTTAATCTGCAG TTTTCCAGACACTTGCTGCAGCTAGGATGTTGA